AAGGATCGGCGGGAAAGGCGATCGCCCGCTCGATCGCGGCCACCTTGAAGACGTGGACCTGCGACATTCGCGGGTTCGTCGCGAAGTCCATGAAGTCACGGCGGCTGCGGTATCGAATGGATACGGTGTCCCCCCACTCGCGCAAGTCGCCAGCGTTCAGTAGATCCATCGTGCCGCCTGCCGCGAGCCCGAACTGGACCGGGTGGGACGCCCTGGAGATGAGGGCGGGGGCGACGTAGTCGAGATAGTGGGCGAGGACCTCTTCGGTGGACTGCCCAGGCTCGACGTCCTCGACGAGGAGCGGCTCATCGTACGCTTTGCCGATGTTGAGCATGATGAAGTCGTCGCCCGTGTCCTCTTCCATGAAGCGACGCATCGTCTCGACCAGAACCGGGTCCGGCGGCTCCAGCTTCTCGGCGGCACGCAAGTACGCCTCGATCTCGTCGTCCCTCAGTGGTCCGTCGAATGACGTGTACCAGCCGAAGAACGCGAACCAGATCGTCACAAGAACAAGCCAGGTCCAACGGGTCGCGGTCATGCCACCTCTCCCGCCTGCGCGTCGGGCAGGCGACGGCAGAAAGCGCTCGAGCTCGACCAGCTTCGAGCCTTGCCTTCCGATGCCGGCACCCGGGTATAATGGCAGTCCCTATGCCATAAGTCGAGGGAGCTTCCCATCTCCTCGCCGTTTTCGCTCTCCTCTTTGGTAGGACCGCGCGTCGCCGAACCCCTCTTCGGACATGGCACCGATCATTCCCTACCTCGTCGCGGTAAGTCCGGCGTGAGAACTACGGACCAGGGAGCCGTCAATTCTGTCGCTCGCTTGGGCCTTTGGTTGTAGAGAGGCCATCTCGCGGGAAGGAAATCCGACCGGCGCCGGGTTCCGTGGGACAACTGTGGGACAAAGGCCTACTCCGTGGACTTCCTTTGTTTCGCGAATTTGCGCTTCTTGGTCCCGGGTTCGATTCCCGCTGCCTCCACCAGTTTTTTCGGCTCCGCATCCGCTTCGCGGATGCTGCGCGCCGAGCGGGCGCTGGCGGTGGCGCGCGGAAGCCCGAGGTGGCGCAGGCGTGGGAGCGGCTTGCTCGGTTGGGGTCGGTCGTCGCGGCGCTGCCGCGCCAGCTCTCGAGCCGGGCGCGTCGGGGACGCTCGCCTGAGAGCAGGATGGACGGACGCTGAGCCCTACTCGGCGGGGGGTGCGCCCAGCTTGGGAGGCGCCGCGCGTTGCTCTTCCTCACCGCCTGTGTGTTTGCCGATGGTCCAACCGAGATCCGCGAGGTTCAGCTGCGCCCAATCGCGCGACTCGGTGTCGGTGACCGTCGCGAGTGTGTCGTTGTAGCGGTTCATGAAGCCGCCCAGCGCGATCACGCCAATCAGTGTCCGCGCTTCCGCATCCGAGAAGTGCTTGCGCACGTCCGCGTGGTGCCCGGGGGTCACCGCGCTGGGAGAGACCCCGGCGGCGAGACCGAGTCGGAGCGCCGCTCGCTCCCGATCGTCGAAGAGATCGGAGGTCTCGAATTCCCAGAGCGCCTGGATCTTCTCGAGCGGTACCCCCATCTGGTCGAGCCCGTAGGCGCCATGCGCCTGACAGTGTCGACAGCCCGAGGCGAGGCTGGAGATCGTGAAAGTCATCAGATTGAGCGCCGGCCCGGGTGGGCTGGCCGCGATCATCACCTGAAGCTCCTTCAGCTTGTCGTACATCGCGGGCCAGCTGGGAAGATCCCAGTTCTGTCGGTCCTGGTAGTCGGTCATCGGCGGTTCCTCCGGTCGCGGGTCGCGACAAGGGCATTCCTGGTGCTCTCTCCTGCGCTGCAACCCGCCTCGAGACAGGTGAGCGCCATCGGGAGCATCTTCTCAAAAAATTTGACTATAGTCAATTTTGGTATTGCACTATTTCTGACTCTAGTCATAATGGCGATATGGCCACGGAGAACACGAGCGAGCGGGGCATGTCGCGAGTCGAGCGCCGACGGGCTTCCACCCGGGCGCGGATCGTCGAGGCAGCCGAACGACTGATGCGGGACCGCGGGGTGGAGGCGGTGACCATCCAGGACATCACCGAGGCCGCCGACGTCGGGCACGGCACCTTCTACCTCCACTTCAAGACGAAGGCCGACGTGCTGCAGCCGGTGATCGCGCACCTGTCGGAACAGGTGCACGCGCAGGTCGACCGAGCTGCGCGCGGGGCGGAGGATCCTGCGCTTCGCATGGCTTTGGGCTTTCGCATCTTGTTGCGAGCCATCAGCGAAGACCCGCTCTGGAGCTGGTACGCCCACTCGGGCAGGTCGTTCAGTGAGCTGATCGCGGGCATGGGGACGCCGCCTCTCGACGACGTGCGCCGCGGGCTGGAGAGCGGCCGATACGTTGTCGCCGATCTGTCCACCGCGTGGAGCTTCATCGACGGCGCCTTGATCGGAGTGATCACGTCGCTCGGCGCGGGCATGAACGTCGACACCGTCGCAGAAACCACCGTGGAGTTGGTTCTGCGGGCGCTTGGCATCCCTGCAGACGAAGCGGCGCAGATCGCGCGCGAACCGTTGGAGCTTCACTAGACACCTGCGACCGAAGGGCTCGATCGCGGACCGACCCCTCAATCAAGACAAGATGCGACCTCCAAGGAGACCCACATGTCGAACGCACCCCTCGAACCCGCCGCCCTGATCGAAGCTGCCGAGAAGCTCGTACCGCTCCTGCGCGAGAAGGCGCGGGCGGCCGAGGTCGCCCGTCGCCCGCTCGACGAGGTCATCGATGCGATTCGAGACAGCGGTCTCTTCTCCCTGATGGTTCCGCGGTGTTATGGCGGGCACGAAGCCGACGTCGACACCTTCTTCGAGGTCACGCTCGCGCTATCGCGTGCGGACGCTTCGATGGGCTGGCTCGTTGCGTTCTACCTGGAGCATTCCTTCTGGTTCTGTGGCTTCCCCGACGAGTTCCAGAAGGAGCTCTTCGCCGATCGTGCCTACGTCCTTGCTCCCGCATCGCTCAACCTGACGGGTGGCTCCGCCAAGCAGGTCGAGGGTGGCTACCGCCTGAGCGGCCAGTGGCAGTGGGGAACGGGTGTCGTCCATGCGGACTGGATCATGGTGGGCGCGCTGATGACCGACGATGAGGGCAACCTGAAACCCCTCTTCTTCGCGTTGCCTCGCGAAGAGGTGGAGACCATCGACACCTGGCATATGGCCGGCATGTGCTCGACCGGTTCCTATGACATCAAGATCGACGATGTGTTCGTGCCGAGTGCGCGTACGGTCGGGCTCTTCGATCTGACGGATGGCACGGCCACGAGTCGGCTCCACGATGGGCCGCTCTACCGAACGCCGCTGATGCCCATCCTTGGGTTCGCGTCGGCGTTGTCCGCCCTCGGTGGTGCGCAGGGGGCGCTCGACGAGTACTGGACGCAAACCAAGGCCAAGATCGCCGCGAAACAGGCTCGCGCGGGCGGCGCCGTCAAGGACGAGGGCAAGCCCTCCGTCGTCGCCAGCGCAGCACTCGAGGTCGAGGCTGCCGAGCTCCTTTTGCGGGACGTGCTCCGCGACGTCATGGACCAGCGCAACACCGCCTCACGAGAAACGCGCAACAGCTGGCTCACCCGCATGGCCCACGCGGTCTTCATGTGCCGCAGCGCCGTTCAGGACATCGTTGCGGTGACGGGCGCGAGCGGGGGTCGACTGGACAGTCCGATCCAGCGCGCCCTGCGCGACATCTCCATCGGCTCGAACCACGTGATCTTCGATCGCGAGGCCCGCTATGCCGACTATGGCCGCACGCACCTCGACCAACCGATCCAGACCCTGATGGTGTAGTCGATGACGACATCTCGCGTTCCTCTCCTGTCGAGCGAAGAAGCCAAGCGAGCCGCCGCTGAAGTCGAGCTCTTCGAACTCAAGGCGAACTTCTCGATCTATCGCGTGCTGCTGCGTCAACCCCTGGTCGCGAAGCGACTCAGCGACCTGACCGATGTCCTCGTGGGAGCGTCGCACATCGATGCACGGCTTCGGGAACTGCTCATCATGCGCCTCGGTTGGGCGAATCGCGGCGTCTACGAGTGGTCGCAGCACTGGAAGATCGCACTGCTCCACGATGGCATCGAGAAGAGTGACCTGCTCGCCATCCGGGACTGGGAAGTGCACGACCACTGGTCTCCGCGGGATCGCGCCGCCTTTCGCGCTACGGACGAAACGCTCGAGCACGGTGTCCTCTCGAAAGAGACCTGGAGCGAAGTGGCGCAGCATTTCCCGACTCATGAGGAACGGATCGAGCTCGTCACGATCATCTCCTGCTGGAAGATGCTCTCCGACATCATGAAGACCCTCGAGGTGCCCCTCGACGAAGGCGTCGAGCCCTGGCTGCCGGACGGGCTCGAACCTCCGGGGCCGCAGCTGTGATCAGGGCCAGCACGCTCGAGCCGGTCGTGGATCCTGCGGCGCTGCGGCGCACGTTTGCGTGCTTTCCGAGTGGCGTCGCAGCGGTGTGCGCGATCGCGCCGCAGGGCCCGGTCGGGCTCCTGGTCAGCTCCTTCACTTCGGTTTCTCTGGAGCCGCCGCTGGCGTCGATCTGCATCATGAACGACTCGAGCCGCTGGTCGCAGTTGCGCAGTGCGGCGCGGCTGGGCCTGAGCTTCCTCGCCGATGGTCAGCAGCGGGTCTGCGAGCAGCTCTCGGCATCGCCGGAGCACGGGTTCGCTGGGCTGGAGATCAGCACCACTTCGGAGGGTGCGGTGCTCCTGCGCGACGCGACGGCGTGGCTGGATTGCTCGCTTCACCAGGAGGTCGACGCCGGCGACCACACCCTCGTGCTGCTGCGGATCGAAGCGCTTCGCGCCCGTCCCGCACTGGCTCCGCTGGTCTTCCACAATTCGCAGTTCCATCGGCTGGCGTCCCTGTGACCCAGCGCTGGCGCTCCGAGTTCCGAGGCGTACTGGCGATGGCGCTTCGCACGGGCGGCCCCGGCAGCGGCGGTGTGTTCCGCGGGACCACCCCGGGACAGACACCTACTCGGTAGACCTCTCTCGTTTCGCTGGGTTGCGCTTCTAGGGCGCGGGTTGCTCTTCCCGGCTCGGCCCAAGCTGGCGTCTTCGGCCTGCGGCCGAAGAACGATTCCTGCCGCCTCCACCAGTTTCTCGAGCAACCCCGCGAAATCAGCCCCACGGCTTGGAAGCGAGGGGCCTCCGTTCATCGTTGCGCGAGTGTCTGCTCCATCAATCTGATTCCGTATCGATACATGCTCTCCGCGGTCGCTACGGCCTCGGCCTCGCCGATCCCTTTCGGCTCGAACTCGCCTGACCAGCTGAGGCTGCAGCGGCCCTGGCCTAGTTCCTCTACTGCCATCGTCGCCCGATAGCTCACGAAGGGAAGGGTTGAACGGACGATGGAGTACGAATAGGTCCGGTGTCCCTCGGCTTCCAAGCGATCGACGACTTCGCGGCCGCCTGGAAGGGTGAGAGTTCGTAGGGCCCCGAGACCTTCGCCGTCGGACGTGCAGCTTCCCGCTCCAGGGCCGGCCCACTTCTCCATGTCTCCGAAATCGCCGATCAGCTCCCAGAGTGTGTCGGCGGAGACGCTGAACTCGTGCGTGATGCTTGCTTCGGCCACGGCGGACTCCCCTCGGTTCGGCGCAGCCGGGGAAGAGCCCGGCCCGGCCAATAGATGAACATCGTTTTTTAATTAGATGAAGGGTGTTCACTTGTCAATGGCGCCCTAGAATCGCCCGATGCCGAAGCCGCAGACACCCTCAGGGAAGCGCCGTTCGGAGAAGGAAAGGGCGTGGCAGCGCGCGCGTCAGCCTCACCAGAAGGCGGAGCGTCGCGAGGCCATCTTGGCGGCGGCCACGGAGCTGCTCGACGAAGCCGGAATCGATGGCGCGACACTTTCCGCCATCACGCGTCGAGCCGGGCTGTCCAAAGGCAACCTCTATCGATACTTCGAGAGCAGAGAAGCCGTATTGATGGCTCTCACCCTTGGTGAGGTCGAGAGGTGGTCTCGCGCGCTCGTGGAACGGCTCGAACCCATCGCCGATCCAGGAGACGTGGAGGCCGTTGCCGACGTGTTCTCACGAACGACGGCAGCGAACCCGCGCCTTTGCGTTCTCTTCTCGGCGCTTACCTCTGTACTCGAGAGAAACGTGTCTGCGGAGGCGGTGATCGCATTCAAGCGCACGATTCCGCGGCTCCTGCTTGCTCCTTCAACCGCAGTACGCGACGCACTTCCTGGACTGAGCGCATCTCAAGCGCGTTCGTTCGTTCTGTATTTCGCGCTGTTCGTCGCGGGAACATGGCCTGCCGCCAATCCTGAGCCCGCGGTCGCGAAGTTGCTTTCGCGCAAGGGCTTCGAGTCACTCCGAGTCGACTTCGAGCGCACCAACTATGAGCATGCTCGCGCGCTGCTCGACGGACTGTTGGCCAGGCGCCGCTAAGGGGACGGGAGGCTATCGCGAAGCGGCGTGTCCTTGGTCCGGCGCGAGGAAGGTAGAGACATCAGGCTTCGCCCCGAGGGTCGGGGGGCGAATCCCTCCCGGCGTGCCACTGAAGTCAAGTGGTCGGCGATTCGCGCATGCTGACCATCAGGTATCTGACGTGATCATCACGATCGAGAACCCACACGATTGCCTACTGCCCGCTCATCTCTTGCCCCGCGTCGATTCGGCCTATGATCAAGCGTCAACTCGTTCAATCGGTGTGTGAAGAAGTGACACAGATTCCGCTGAACCCGAACTTCAAGGAAGACCTCGAGGCCTTCGTGCTCCAGATGCCGATCGTCAGGTTCATTCAGCTGACGTTCGTGACGGTGAAGCACGGAATGGTAGAGATCTCGATTCCCTACCGAGACGAACTCTCGTTCACTGCGGGGTCATTTCAGGCGGGCCCGATCGGTATGTTGATGGACATCGCCGCCTGCGGCGCCGTCGGAACGACGCTCCCTGCTGGTTGGGCCTTCTCCACGATTGATTTCACGACCAAGATCGTTGCGCCTGCAACCGGCGAACGGTTTCTTGCGCGCGGGCACGTGGTGTCCTCGGGCAAGACCGTGTCGGTCGGCGAAGCCGACGTATTCGCGGTGAGGGAGGGGCGAGAGACGTTGTGCGCGACGGGGTTGGTTACGACCAGGAACTTCGAAGTGACTCCGTCCCCGACACCGCCAGACGCTCTGGGAACATGATCCGCCCAAAGCGGCATTGATGCTGGCGTGACTCAGGAGGTCACAATTCTGCCTGCTTGAGAAGTTCATCCACCTCTTTCAGCCAAGCGGCGGGAAGAAACTCTCTCGCGGTTTCTATGTCGTAGTAATCGTTCCAGTAGGAGATCTTTCCATCCGTGATCTTGTGGACGGTGGTGATCCCGATGGTCCCAACCTCTCCAGTTTCGAAGCGCCATTCTTCATCTCGCTCTGTCATGACGCAATGGTCTTGAGCCACAACGGTCTTCACATCCGCACGAACTCCGCTAACGCCAACCCATGCGAGTATGCCCAGTTTCTTCGCAATGCCTTCGGGTCCGATTGCGTCCCAAGCATGCTTCTTGGGTTCGTCTCGGTACAGCGCATCCGGTGTGAACAGGCTGCGAAGTGTTTCCATGTCGTGTCCAAGGGCTTCGAAGAAACACTCGATCAACGCGACATTCTCTCGTGCTAAGCCAGCAGCGCTCTCTTTGGCAATATCGAAGGGTGTCTTGTCGGTCATCGCGTCTCTCTCGTTCTCTGCTTGCTATCCGATTGTCCCGTCGCCATCGGGGTAGTGTGATCGTTCATTCGCGCCTTGATTCGGCGAGCGTGCGATCACCGCGGCGAACTCTCCGAAGCGGCCGGGCTCCCGGAGGCCCGACCGTCCGGCCCGTCAGCGGCCGTCGTCTCGTCGCGGGTCCTCGCTCATCGATTCGAGCGACTGACCTGGCGTGTAGTGGATGAACTTCGCGCCCGACGGCGCGCCCGGCTTGTGCCAGACCCCTCGCGGCACGACGAAGGAGGTTCCTGGCTTTGCCGTGTAGAGCTGCGGCGGGGCATCGCCCTCTAGGAGCGTGATCTCGACCATGCCCTCGAGGACGAAGAAGAACTCGTCCGTATCGGGATGCATCTCCCAGCCCGGGTGGACCCCGGTGATGTCGCAGGTGCCGAAGCTCTTGCCATTGAAGGGCGAGAACTCGAGGAAGGTGCCCTCGGGGTGCTTACCCAGCAGGTCGAGGACGTTGGTGATGTCCATGGGGCCCCTCTATTGGACGGGAGCCGGAAGGCTACCCCAACCAGGGCGGGTCATTGGCGGGGGTGGCCCGAGGCGGCGCAGGCTCAGGAGCGGCTTGCTCGATTGGAGTCGGTCACCGTTCCGGCTTCCGTCTGACGAGCCTTCGCTGGAACGCCGCACGCGTCACCTCGCCGGCCGCGCGGATGGGCCGGGCGGGATCACGCGTTCGCGGTACAGCCCTCCGTCTCGACGTCCCCGGCGATTCGGGAGTGCAACATCACGCGCGCTTTGGTGTAGTCCCAGGGGCAGGCGCGGTGCATCAGGCACCGGTTGTCCCAGACGACGACGTCGCCCGCCTGCCAGCGGTGGGTGTAGACGCGCGACGCGTCGCTCACGGCGAAATCGATCAAGGCCGTGAGGAATGCGTCGGAGGCTTCGTCGTCCCATCCGGGGATGGCGTAGGCATGGCGGCCGACGGCAAGGGCCGGGATGCCGGTCTCCGGGTGGATCTTGACCAGGGGCCGAAGCGGTGCGCTCTCCACGTCGAGGCCGTAGCCCACATATTCGCTGTCCGCGCTCTCCTCCACCGCCTCTCCGAGAGCGAT
This region of Myxococcota bacterium genomic DNA includes:
- a CDS encoding flavin reductase family protein; amino-acid sequence: MDPAALRRTFACFPSGVAAVCAIAPQGPVGLLVSSFTSVSLEPPLASICIMNDSSRWSQLRSAARLGLSFLADGQQRVCEQLSASPEHGFAGLEISTTSEGAVLLRDATAWLDCSLHQEVDAGDHTLVLLRIEALRARPALAPLVFHNSQFHRLASL
- a CDS encoding cupin domain-containing protein → MDITNVLDLLGKHPEGTFLEFSPFNGKSFGTCDITGVHPGWEMHPDTDEFFFVLEGMVEITLLEGDAPPQLYTAKPGTSFVVPRGVWHKPGAPSGAKFIHYTPGQSLESMSEDPRRDDGR
- a CDS encoding SRPBCC family protein — translated: MAEASITHEFSVSADTLWELIGDFGDMEKWAGPGAGSCTSDGEGLGALRTLTLPGGREVVDRLEAEGHRTYSYSIVRSTLPFVSYRATMAVEELGQGRCSLSWSGEFEPKGIGEAEAVATAESMYRYGIRLMEQTLAQR
- a CDS encoding carboxymuconolactone decarboxylase family protein — translated: MTDYQDRQNWDLPSWPAMYDKLKELQVMIAASPPGPALNLMTFTISSLASGCRHCQAHGAYGLDQMGVPLEKIQALWEFETSDLFDDRERAALRLGLAAGVSPSAVTPGHHADVRKHFSDAEARTLIGVIALGGFMNRYNDTLATVTDTESRDWAQLNLADLGWTIGKHTGGEEEQRAAPPKLGAPPAE
- a CDS encoding limonene-1,2-epoxide hydrolase family protein, whose protein sequence is MTDKTPFDIAKESAAGLARENVALIECFFEALGHDMETLRSLFTPDALYRDEPKKHAWDAIGPEGIAKKLGILAWVGVSGVRADVKTVVAQDHCVMTERDEEWRFETGEVGTIGITTVHKITDGKISYWNDYYDIETAREFLPAAWLKEVDELLKQAEL
- a CDS encoding carboxymuconolactone decarboxylase family protein — its product is MTTSRVPLLSSEEAKRAAAEVELFELKANFSIYRVLLRQPLVAKRLSDLTDVLVGASHIDARLRELLIMRLGWANRGVYEWSQHWKIALLHDGIEKSDLLAIRDWEVHDHWSPRDRAAFRATDETLEHGVLSKETWSEVAQHFPTHEERIELVTIISCWKMLSDIMKTLEVPLDEGVEPWLPDGLEPPGPQL
- a CDS encoding TetR/AcrR family transcriptional regulator, whose amino-acid sequence is MSRVERRRASTRARIVEAAERLMRDRGVEAVTIQDITEAADVGHGTFYLHFKTKADVLQPVIAHLSEQVHAQVDRAARGAEDPALRMALGFRILLRAISEDPLWSWYAHSGRSFSELIAGMGTPPLDDVRRGLESGRYVVADLSTAWSFIDGALIGVITSLGAGMNVDTVAETTVELVLRALGIPADEAAQIAREPLELH
- a CDS encoding TetR/AcrR family transcriptional regulator, encoding MPKPQTPSGKRRSEKERAWQRARQPHQKAERREAILAAATELLDEAGIDGATLSAITRRAGLSKGNLYRYFESREAVLMALTLGEVERWSRALVERLEPIADPGDVEAVADVFSRTTAANPRLCVLFSALTSVLERNVSAEAVIAFKRTIPRLLLAPSTAVRDALPGLSASQARSFVLYFALFVAGTWPAANPEPAVAKLLSRKGFESLRVDFERTNYEHARALLDGLLARRR
- a CDS encoding PaaI family thioesterase, which translates into the protein MIKRQLVQSVCEEVTQIPLNPNFKEDLEAFVLQMPIVRFIQLTFVTVKHGMVEISIPYRDELSFTAGSFQAGPIGMLMDIAACGAVGTTLPAGWAFSTIDFTTKIVAPATGERFLARGHVVSSGKTVSVGEADVFAVREGRETLCATGLVTTRNFEVTPSPTPPDALGT